The nucleotide window CATAATGCATGATGTTCTCTGTCACATGGACATTCGAAACTGCAACAGTCAAGTATATGACGGCTGGTTGGAGGAGGTACGGAAAGTAGCACATGTGATGGAGGACATGGTGGACGAGTACTTGTATCTAGTAGGACAGAAACATGATACAGGGTCTTGCTTTTACCTCAAAAGGGGGTTCAGAAAACAAAGTTCTCTGCTTTCTATGAACCAGATAGCTGTCAAGGtgaaagaaagagagaaagacCTTACTCACCTGTCAGAGACAAAAACCCGTTGGGTTCCCATGATAAACAACGGGGATAGTGGCAGCACTAATTACATTGTCAAGAGGTCCCAAGATCTAGCAAAAATTTCACGTTCCCTTGACGAAGAAGATCTAGTGGGGGTAGATAAAAACAGAGAAAAACTTGAGCAGTGGTTGGCAGGCGATGATTTTGGACACTCTGTAATAGCCCTGCTTGGAATGGGAGGTCTTGGTAAAACTGCTTTAGCTGCAAATGTGTACAAGAAGGCGAGGGAGAAATTCCAGTGCCACGCCTGGATCTCCGTCTCTCAAACTTATTCTAGAGAAGATGTCTTGAAGAATATAAGCAAGGAACTTTTCAAAGATAATGTCAGTGTGACAGAGAACATCATGCATTATTTGATATCCGCGGTACAGAATCCGCATCATCCATCTGTACAGAATCTAAAACTGCAGCTATGGACATCACATGCCTTGAAGAGACAATGAAGAGTTTTCTGGGGCAACAAAAATATTTGATCATATTGGATGATGTTTGGACTACAGAAACATCTGATGACTTGTCTAGGGTGCTTACTAATAATGATAATGGTAGTAGAATTATAATGACAACAAGGGAAGGCCATGTTGCTGCACTTGCCTCTCCAGGACACATCTTAACACTAGCACCTTTACTAGAAGATAAGGCATGGGATCTGTTCTGTAAAAAAGCCTTTCCAAGAGATACTGATCATGAATGTCCTTTGGAGTTGAAGCCTTTGTCCGAACAAATGGTTAACAAATGCAAAGGCTTGCCCCTTGTTATTGTATTAGCTGGTAGCCTTTTGTGTGTGCGCGAGAAAACTGTGGAAGAATGGAGAAGAATTAATGATCAATTGAGTTGGGAGCTAAATAACAATTCAAGGTTTGATCACATAAGGAATGTTTTGCATCTGAGCTTCATCTACCTTCCAACACACTTGAAAAGTTGTTTCCTGTACTGCAGCTTATTTCCAGAAGACTATCTTCTCAAAAGGAAACAACTTGTACGGTTATGGATAGCAGAGGGGTTCATCGATGGAAGGGGTGATAGCACATTAGAAGAAGTGGCAGAAGGCTATCTGAACGAGTTGATTGATAGAAACATGCTGCAACTTGTTGAAAGGAATAATTTTGGTAGGATGAAAAGATTCAGAATGCATGACATCTTACGTGAATTGGCAGTTGACTTGTGCCAGAAGAACTGTTTTGGTACTATATACGGGGATAAGTGTGGGGGTTCTCTACAGATGGATGGACGTCGATTGGTAATGCATAGAGTGAAGAAGGATATTCAGCAGTCATTTTCTAGCATGCACCACCTTCGAACTGTCATTACACTGGATGGCTGCATGCCATCATTCACTCTACTTCCTCTGCTATGTAACAAATCAAGATATATGACAGTGCTAGAATTAAGTGGTTTACCTATCGAGAAGCTTCCAGATGCTATTGGTGATCTTTTTAATCTCCGCCATTTGTGTTTACGTGATACAAAAGTGAAGGTGCTCCCGAAGTCTGTTGAGAAGCTTTCAAATTTGTTGACACTGGACCTTCATGGATCTGACATACATGAGTTGCCTAGTGGGATCGGGAAACTGAAGAAGCTTAGGCACTTATTTGCTGAGAAAACAATTGACCCAGATTGGAGAGAGATTCAATGTTGCAGTGGTATGTGTATCCCCAAAGGTCTTGGAAATCTAACAAATCTACAGACATTACAAGCATTGGAAGCACAAGATGAGTCTGTCAGACATTTATGGGAGCTGACGCAACTGAGAAGTTTGAGGTTATGGAATGTGAAAGGAAACTACTGTGGCCGCATCGGTGAGTCTCTAGTTCGGATGCGCCTAGATGTAAATGCAAGTGCTGAGAACGAGGTTCTCTTGTTGAATGTCTGCCTGCCAAGCCTGCAAAAGCTGTATTTGAGAGGACGACTAGTGGAAGGGGCTTTCGACGAGTCTCCTCTCTTCCAAGCTGTTGGGGGGAAGAACTTGCATGTATTGAATCTATCTTTATCACAATTGAGAGAAGACCCCTTGCCATCCCTTTCTCGGTTGTCAAATTTGACGCGTCTACAATTCACTAGAGCATACAACGGTGAGCAGCTGACATTTTGCATAGGGTGGTTTCCCAAGCTAAAGATTCTCGTTCTAAGAGACATGCCTAATCTGAATCGGCTAGAGATACATCAAGGTGCCATGGCGAGGCTGGAAAGATTAGTCTTAGTCAACCTCAGCGGTATGATGGAGGTCCCACCTGGCATTGAGTTTCTCATGCCTCTCCAGCGTCTGGTTTTCCAGGAAATCACCGATGACTTCTTGACATTGTTACGCGAATGTTCTGCAATTCGAGGGGCCCATGCGGTGTATTCTCTCCGATATTGACATGCCCAGACTAGTTTGGAAATGTGTATGTACATAAGTAAGCAGTAGCTACTCACTTGCCAACTAGAACCAGTGTACCACTATTTGCTTTCTCCCTTGTCTCTTATAATCTTCTGTAATGTGTTGATGTGATCTGATGTTGGCTATGTAGGTCACCGGCGGAAAAGAAGATGCTTCGCTATGATGTTTAGATCAAGGAAAAAGGAGTATCCGATTCCAATGTTAGTGTacgctcgtgctgctgctgatTGTGCATACTTTCTGGGTTTCCTCTGCTTTTATTCAACACGCACCATTTGTTGCTTGTTCCATCTCCGCCACTGTTCGTGCCATGGTGTGCTTTTCCTTGTCAAGTGTGACAATCTTTCATATTGGTTTGTTCTGGTTGTGGCTAAAGGCGAGTGCTGTTTTCATATTCAGACTAATTTTCACATTACTTGTTTGAACTGTATACTGCTATTTCGTGTGCATTCATGTTCTGAACATATTCCAGCTGTGTCTGTTAAATAAATAAAAGACTCAGTTTGTGATTCTTAGTTATTGCTTAGGCATTCATTTTTGTTGTCACTATGGTTGTTGCCTGTCTGTTTTATTGCTAGCCTTGTTGTGTCCCGttttattatctcttattttggACATCTGTGAATGTTGTTTCTTTCTTGGATTACGTTCCTTGTTTTCTTGAGAAATATGCAGTGAAATTGTTTTGGAAAGCCCACGGCTTGTTTATACATGTCCTTAAGATTTTCCTTTTTAAAAACGTGGACACATGGAGGAGGCGATGGGTGAGCTGATGTAATCAAATTACTTTCTACTCCTAGATGATATGGGGGGTTGCAGTTGAAGCTGTACCAAACCATGTTATGCTTCACAGACAATGCATTCAGCAGCCCGATTTATGTAAGATTGGTTTCCTTAAACTGTCCCTTGGTGCTTATTGTTTCATTAGATCGCGGGACATGCATGTATCATTATATCTCAAGCGCTAGCTGGGTAATGATTTCATCAGAAAATATACTGTATTTAATTAGCAACAGTATGCCACTTTGCTCTTGTTCCTAGTTGTGTACGTCCAGATATTGTTTACTTCTCTGCATATTCCTCAAGCTCCTACTCCTGAAGAACCAGCAATTAATTAGCATTGTTTAATGCACTGATTAAGAAAAATCTCTGTTCCCATAGATTTATCTAGAGCTTTAATCTAATTAATAATGACACCGACCTGCAGAATAACTAGATTCAGACAGGAAGACTGAATCCCGTTACAAAATTCAGATTGGTTTCAGATTGAACCAACCCTAAAACTGCTGTTTCTACAGATTTATCTACAGCTTTAAGCTAGTTAAGGACACTGGCCTGCAAAATATATAGATCCAGAGAGCAAATCTGAACCCATATAAAATTCTGCTGGTCCTGTTGTAGCAACCACTATTATCGCCCATTTGTCAGGGCAACCACCGGTAAGTGGGTTTTTCAAAATTCAACTCAAGTACCAAAATTTTGAACAAAAATAGACCACCTGTATCTTCACTATGGCCACAGAGAAAGAAGGATATATACTGGAGTAGCAATAGAAGCTGACTCCAAATACTTTCTGACAATATTTGTAATGGTTCTGTTTGGCTAAATATAATGGTTCTGTTTGGCTCGACTGGAACTGCGCGGACACCACACCAGAGAGACAGCAGGATCAAAGTAATTTCAGCCACAAGAAGGACATCATTGACTTGATCTTGCCTCTTTTGATGTCTTCAGAACCTACCACCATTAAGGAAGGCATGGGGTTTGTGATCGTTGCGGCGATTGAATGTGCTTCCAAATAATGCATACATGGGGCCGGAAAACAATTGAGCTTCAGCGCAGACAGCTTCAACCACAAAGAGGAGCAGCATTGAGACGGCTTCAAGATGACCTGCAAAATATCTAGATTCAGACAGCATGCTGAGCCCCAGTACATAATTCTCTAGTCTGCAAGCTATGTTAGCTTGCAAAAACCTCTTATATTGTCGGATGGAGCTAGGGAGTAGTAATTAGTTATCACCTGACCCGCTCACCCATAATTACTCACTACCAAATGGAATTTGCCAGAAAATTTGCAGAAAATTATTTTATTTAGTACACCACCCAATGGAATGTGTAGGTGACACAAGCACTCTTACTAGTACCCAATAATTTCAGCGATTGTTTTCACGATCGAGAGAGAAAGGGATGTGGTGTAGAATTCCGTGGATGGAAGTTGGACCAGATGAGTGGATCTGGATGCTGCTACAGATTGCCAGAGATAAGGCTCCATTTGGCTCGATTAGAACTGCGTGGTCACCCAAGAAACAGCAATTTCTAAGTAGCTTCAGCCACACCTACCATTGACCTGACTTGACTTGCAGGTTTAGTAGCTGCCTCTCTTGAGACGGCTTCGGCAACAAGACTAGTATTATTCCATACTATCACCAAGCCATGACACAGTTTTGAAGAATTTCAAGTCCTGAAGCGCACAAGGAGGAGCTCCAGATCTACACCGCTTACCGTCTAGGTGCGTTCCTACCTAGTTCCCTTGCCAATATTATAGCTATAAGTCGATGCAAAAATGATCAGTTTTACAAACCATGTAGGTGGTTTGTTCTGCGGTTTCATGGGTAAGAAGAACAAGGAGGACACCTCAAGCTGAAGATCAAAGCCAGCTACTTGTGTTCACCAACAAGCTAGAACAGTCTCGGTCATGTCGACAGTTCAGGATCTCTATGACTAAGCTTCAATGACAACAAGAACagaggtctctctctctctctcttctttttGAGGATCAATGAGACTATCTTGATATTTTCACATTCAGAACTGCACACCTAGTTTTCTGGCCATCTTAGGTTGTACTTAGAGCAATCTCCCTCTGTGTGAATCAAAAACCATTCTTGATGTATTTTTTCTAAATTTGCAAGCCTGATAATGCTCGTTAGAGGCGATATGCTTAGCACCTGATTGGCTTATGCACTTGCATCGTGGATACACTAGTGTGTGAATATCTAGCTTCCTAAAGTCAAACATTATTGTCGTGCGAAGATATACTAAAGTGAGCATGACTGCTCCTTTGAGTTAAGGTCGTTTTAGTTACGGTATAGTATATTGATTTTTTCTAATGACTCCTATGACATTATAACTTTGCTTACTTATTCATTTTCTTGATTCGCTACATCTTTCTTTCTTGCAGCTTAATCAACAACTCTAGCTATTTGTTTCTTCATACATATGGATATACTATTAGATGGGTGTTGAGAAAAATATGGAAGTAAGCTACCTGGAACTGTCACATTAGCCTACGTTCATATTAG belongs to Triticum urartu cultivar G1812 chromosome 7, Tu2.1, whole genome shotgun sequence and includes:
- the LOC125525234 gene encoding disease resistance protein RPM1-like encodes the protein MDITCLEETMKSFLGQQKYLIILDDVWTTETSDDLSRVLTNNDNGSRIIMTTREGHVAALASPGHILTLAPLLEDKAWDLFCKKAFPRDTDHECPLELKPLSEQMVNKCKGLPLVIVLAGSLLCVREKTVEEWRRINDQLSWELNNNSRFDHIRNVLHLSFIYLPTHLKSCFLYCSLFPEDYLLKRKQLVRLWIAEGFIDGRGDSTLEEVAEGYLNELIDRNMLQLVERNNFGRMKRFRMHDILRELAVDLCQKNCFGTIYGDKCGGSLQMDGRRLVMHRVKKDIQQSFSSMHHLRTVITLDGCMPSFTLLPLLCNKSRYMTVLELSGLPIEKLPDAIGDLFNLRHLCLRDTKVKVLPKSVEKLSNLLTLDLHGSDIHELPSGIGKLKKLRHLFAEKTIDPDWREIQCCSGMCIPKGLGNLTNLQTLQALEAQDESVRHLWELTQLRSLRLWNVKGNYCGRIGESLVRMRLDVNASAENEVLLLNVCLPSLQKLYLRGRLVEGAFDESPLFQAVGGKNLHVLNLSLSQLREDPLPSLSRLSNLTRLQFTRAYNGEQLTFCIGWFPKLKILVLRDMPNLNRLEIHQGAMARLERLVLVNLSGMMEVPPGIEFLMPLQRLVFQEITDDFLTLLRECSAIRGAHAVYSLRY